The proteins below come from a single Pyramidobacter porci genomic window:
- a CDS encoding M20 metallopeptidase family protein: protein MWEKCQSLQNDLVALRRRFHQIPELGEDLPETQALLCAELDKMGIPYKRNTLDSGVVALIEGGKSGKVVALRADMDGLPIAEATGLPFASRHEGRMHACGHDTHITMLLGAAKVLNENKADLKGTVKLIFQTAEETCTGSQIMLKEGVMENPHVDAVFGMHIGTIIDPSIAAGTVIVTPGCCMASYDHFVLRVTGKGCHGSTPEKGVDPIVVASNIVLALEEIVAREVPSTKAAVVTIGRIHGGIAYNAIPGEVEIEGTTRALEEDVRQYLGKRIGEIAAGIAKSYRAECAYEMIWGAPPVVNDEEMAKLAAGAAAKVLGESGVITSIPAPNMGGEDFAFYLRERPGAFMFLSSSNHEKHTDGPHHNPHFDVDEDVFWKGSAVFVSIVEDYLGK from the coding sequence ATGTGGGAGAAATGCCAATCGCTTCAAAACGATCTCGTGGCGCTGAGGCGCCGGTTCCATCAGATCCCCGAGCTGGGCGAGGATCTTCCCGAAACTCAGGCGCTGCTGTGCGCGGAACTTGACAAGATGGGGATCCCTTACAAGAGGAACACGCTCGATTCCGGAGTCGTCGCTCTGATCGAAGGCGGCAAGTCCGGCAAAGTCGTGGCCCTGCGCGCCGATATGGACGGGCTGCCCATCGCGGAAGCGACGGGGCTGCCCTTCGCTTCCCGGCACGAGGGGCGGATGCACGCCTGCGGCCACGACACGCACATCACGATGCTTCTCGGCGCCGCCAAAGTTCTGAACGAGAACAAAGCCGACCTGAAGGGGACGGTCAAGCTGATCTTCCAGACGGCCGAAGAGACCTGCACCGGCTCCCAGATCATGCTCAAGGAAGGCGTGATGGAGAATCCCCACGTCGACGCCGTGTTCGGCATGCATATCGGCACCATCATCGACCCCAGTATCGCCGCGGGGACGGTGATCGTAACGCCCGGCTGCTGCATGGCGTCGTACGATCATTTCGTACTGCGCGTGACGGGCAAGGGCTGCCACGGATCGACGCCCGAGAAAGGCGTTGACCCGATCGTCGTCGCGTCCAACATCGTGCTGGCTCTGGAGGAGATCGTCGCCCGCGAGGTGCCTTCCACCAAGGCGGCGGTCGTTACCATCGGCCGGATCCACGGAGGCATCGCCTACAACGCCATTCCCGGCGAGGTGGAGATCGAGGGGACGACGCGTGCGCTCGAAGAAGACGTGCGTCAGTATCTTGGCAAACGCATCGGCGAGATCGCCGCAGGCATCGCCAAATCCTACCGCGCCGAGTGCGCGTACGAGATGATCTGGGGCGCGCCCCCCGTGGTGAACGACGAAGAAATGGCGAAACTGGCGGCCGGCGCCGCGGCCAAAGTGCTGGGCGAAAGCGGCGTGATCACCTCCATTCCCGCGCCGAACATGGGCGGCGAGGATTTCGCGTTCTATCTCAGGGAACGTCCCGGCGCTTTCATGTTCCTGTCCTCGTCGAACCACGAAAAGCACACCGACGGCCCGCATCACAACCCTCATTTCGACGTTGACGAAGACGTGTTCTGGAAAGGTTCGGCGGTCTTCGTTTCCATCGTCGAAGATTATCTCGGCAAATAA
- the yajC gene encoding preprotein translocase subunit YajC: MQSKGLYYTLLYVGVLIVFYYLFILIPGKKRKRAHDEMQQCVKSGDRVVTIGGVKGTVVEAGEETLVIETGGSRIEILRGAVQMVCK, from the coding sequence ATGCAAAGCAAAGGCCTGTACTACACGCTGCTCTACGTCGGCGTCTTGATCGTTTTTTATTATCTCTTCATCCTGATCCCGGGAAAGAAACGGAAGCGCGCGCACGACGAGATGCAGCAGTGCGTGAAATCCGGCGACCGCGTCGTGACCATCGGCGGCGTCAAGGGAACGGTAGTCGAGGCCGGCGAGGAAACTCTGGTCATTGAAACGGGCGGCAGCCGCATCGAAATCCTTCGCGGCGCCGTGCAGATGGTCTGCAAATAA
- the metK gene encoding methionine adenosyltransferase, whose protein sequence is MAEKILISSESVTEGHPDKLADQISDGVLDAILAQDPMSRVACETLVATGAIIVAGEITTKAYVDIPGIARKAVLDVGYNRAKFGFDGETCAVFTQIDEQSGDIAMGVDKAMEIRESEMDDDQIDRVGAGDQGMMIGYATDETPEFLPMPFALAQRLARRLAAVRKDGTLNCLRPDGKTQVTLEYRDGVAVAADTIVVSSQHSPMVSLEELRDLIIRNVIEPVMPKELMKNPRILVNPTGRFVLGGPMADTGLTGRKIIVDTYGGMVPHGGGAFSGKDPTKVDRSGAYMARYAAKNVVAAGLARRCQIQVAYAIGVARPVSVHVETFGTSQLSEEQLTELMRANFDFRPAAIIRDLELRTPQYRRLAAYGHMGRIDLEPLPRWEKLDRVDALRR, encoded by the coding sequence ATGGCGGAAAAAATCCTTATTTCTTCGGAATCGGTGACCGAAGGCCACCCCGACAAACTGGCCGATCAGATTTCCGACGGCGTGCTCGACGCGATTCTCGCGCAGGACCCGATGAGCCGTGTAGCCTGCGAAACGCTGGTTGCCACCGGGGCGATCATCGTCGCCGGCGAAATCACCACGAAGGCCTACGTAGATATTCCCGGCATCGCCCGCAAAGCCGTGCTCGACGTGGGCTATAACCGCGCCAAATTCGGCTTTGACGGCGAAACCTGCGCCGTGTTCACCCAGATCGACGAGCAGTCCGGCGACATCGCCATGGGCGTTGACAAAGCCATGGAGATCCGCGAGTCGGAGATGGACGACGACCAGATTGACCGCGTCGGCGCCGGCGATCAAGGCATGATGATCGGCTACGCGACCGACGAGACGCCGGAATTCCTGCCCATGCCTTTTGCCTTGGCGCAACGCCTGGCCCGCCGCCTTGCGGCCGTGCGCAAGGATGGGACGTTGAACTGCCTGCGTCCCGACGGCAAGACCCAGGTCACGCTCGAATACCGCGACGGCGTTGCCGTCGCGGCTGACACGATTGTGGTGTCATCGCAGCACAGTCCTATGGTTTCGCTGGAGGAACTGCGCGACCTGATTATCCGAAACGTCATCGAACCGGTTATGCCCAAAGAATTGATGAAGAATCCTCGCATCCTCGTGAATCCTACGGGACGTTTTGTCCTCGGGGGACCGATGGCCGACACGGGACTGACGGGACGCAAGATCATCGTCGACACGTACGGCGGCATGGTGCCTCACGGCGGCGGCGCTTTCTCCGGCAAAGACCCGACCAAGGTGGACCGTTCGGGCGCCTACATGGCTCGCTACGCGGCCAAGAATGTCGTCGCGGCCGGGCTGGCCAGGCGTTGTCAGATCCAGGTGGCTTACGCCATCGGCGTGGCTCGCCCCGTTTCGGTGCACGTGGAGACGTTCGGCACTTCCCAACTCAGCGAGGAACAGCTGACCGAGCTGATGCGCGCCAACTTCGATTTTCGTCCCGCGGCGATCATCCGCGATCTCGAGCTGCGCACGCCGCAATATCGCCGTTTGGCCGCTTACGGGCACATGGGGCGTATCGACCTCGAACCTCTTCCCCGCTGGGAGAAGCTTGATCGCGTCGACGCTCTGCGACGCTGA
- a CDS encoding indolepyruvate ferredoxin oxidoreductase subunit alpha — MAAKVNVDTCVGCGACEGACPVEAITLEDGKSKIDESKCVECGSCVSACPVEAISL, encoded by the coding sequence ATGGCTGCTAAGGTTAACGTCGACACCTGCGTCGGCTGTGGTGCGTGCGAGGGTGCTTGCCCCGTGGAGGCAATCACTCTTGAGGATGGCAAGTCCAAAATCGATGAGAGCAAGTGCGTGGAGTGCGGTTCCTGCGTCAGCGCTTGCCCCGTTGAAGCAATCTCCCTGTAA
- a CDS encoding NAD(P)H-dependent glycerol-3-phosphate dehydrogenase: MNSKVTVWGNGTWGTALAQSLARSGHEVCLWCFVEEEARAINANGYNPSYLQDFQLSPLVHAAHALQEAAEFSDYWLFVTPTQFLRATLEKLVPFYTSHVEIANAAKGVEISSLKLISQLMEEFFPGAAYTALSGPSHAEEVIRNLPMALVSASRNRESATLWQKLLNRETFRVYTNPDVTGVEVGGAVKNVVAIASGLLHSLEIGDNATAAMVTRGLSEITRLGVALGGRPQTFSGLAGIGDLMVTAYSRHSRNFRLGEMIGRGMTLNEAAAALGQVAEGAYTVKAVKKLSEKFSVEMPISSAVHEVLYGRLDLKDALQNLLTRDPKPE; the protein is encoded by the coding sequence GTGAACAGCAAAGTCACAGTTTGGGGAAACGGCACATGGGGAACTGCGCTGGCGCAGAGCCTTGCCCGCAGCGGTCATGAGGTGTGCCTCTGGTGTTTTGTCGAAGAAGAAGCGCGCGCCATCAACGCAAACGGCTACAATCCTTCTTATCTCCAGGATTTCCAGCTTTCTCCGCTGGTTCATGCCGCACACGCGCTGCAGGAAGCGGCAGAGTTCTCCGATTACTGGCTTTTTGTCACCCCCACGCAGTTCCTGCGCGCGACGCTGGAAAAGCTCGTTCCTTTTTATACGTCACACGTCGAAATCGCCAATGCGGCCAAAGGCGTTGAAATAAGTTCGTTAAAGCTCATAAGCCAGCTGATGGAGGAATTTTTCCCGGGAGCGGCCTACACGGCCCTTTCGGGGCCCAGCCACGCGGAAGAGGTGATACGCAACTTGCCGATGGCGCTCGTTTCCGCTTCGCGGAATCGGGAATCCGCGACGCTGTGGCAAAAGCTCCTCAACAGAGAGACATTCCGCGTTTATACGAATCCTGACGTAACCGGAGTGGAAGTCGGCGGCGCCGTTAAAAACGTCGTCGCCATCGCTTCGGGACTCCTTCACAGTTTGGAGATAGGCGACAACGCCACGGCGGCGATGGTCACGCGCGGTCTTTCGGAGATTACCCGTCTGGGAGTCGCGCTGGGCGGCCGTCCTCAGACTTTTTCCGGCCTCGCCGGCATAGGCGATCTGATGGTCACAGCTTACAGCCGCCACTCGCGCAACTTTCGTCTTGGCGAGATGATCGGCCGCGGAATGACGCTGAACGAGGCCGCAGCCGCACTTGGCCAGGTGGCCGAAGGCGCTTATACCGTGAAGGCCGTCAAGAAACTCTCGGAAAAGTTCTCCGTCGAAATGCCGATCTCTTCCGCAGTCCATGAAGTCCTTTACGGTCGCCTCGATCTTAAAGACGCTTTGCAGAATCTGCTGACTCGCGATCCCAAACCGGAATGA